TGACCCCGCTCCAGCAACTACATTTGCTCACCTGGATGCTACCACTGTACTTTCTCGTAAGATTTCTGAGCTTGGTATCTACCCTGCGGTAGATCCACTTGACTCAACCTCTAGAATACTCTCTGCAGAAATTGTAGGTGAAGAGCACTATAACACTGCTCAACGTGTAAAAGAGATTCTTCAGCGCTACAATGAGCTACAGGATATTATCGCTATTCTGGGTATGGATGAACTTTCTGAAGAAGATAAACAGGTAGTACACCGTGCTCGTCGTGTACAGCGTTTCCTATCTCAGCCCTTCTTCGTAGCTACTCAGTTTACTGGTATCCCTGGGGAGTTGGTAGATATTAAAGATACTATCAAAGGATTTAACATGATCATTGATGGTCAACTTGATCACCTTCCTGAGCCTGCGTTTAACCTTAAAGGTACTATAGAGCAGGTAATTGAGGCTGGTGAAAAAATGCTGGCAGAAGCCAAGTAATTTTGCAACATTATAGCAGGGAGTTATTTCCCTGCTTTATTAATATCATAAAGTATGCATCTGACGATCATTACTCCAGATAAGCAGGTTTTTGACGGTGAGGTAGAAATGGCTACATTTCCCGGTAGCGATGGTTCATTTCAGGTATTAAATAACCATGCTCCTTTAATTAGCTCATTAAGCAAAGGAAATATCAGCTACCGTACTAAAGACACTACTTCTTCCGTTTATGTAGAAGGCGGTGTAGTAGAGGTACTGAACAATAATATTTCGGTACTTGCCGAAAAAGCGTCTAAGTAAGACTTACTGATTTAGAGAAGAGGCGGGCTTGAGAAAGCTCGCTTTTTTTATGCGCTTTTACTTTCACTATCGTAACGCACTCCAAACAACTTAGCCATACCTTTAAACATACGCTTCTCGAACTTCCAGAAGAATTGGAACTGGCCAAAAACAAAGCCATAAGCAAGTAGTACAAGCTGGTATACAGGTAAAACTGTTAACATATAGTATGGAACTTTAATCCAGGCAGAAGTTTGTTCGGTAATTCCTGCCAGTTTGTACAAGGGTTGTTTTAAAAACATTACTGTAAAGCCTGTACAGGCAAACACAATTAAAATAACGATAACCTGCCAGGTACTTTTAACTTCCCAACGAGATTGTAGATTCTGTATCCAGCCCATTTGCTTACGAATTAATATTTTGAAAAGCCTCCCAATATGGTGTACTCGGCAGAGGTGCCGAAAAATGTACTTTCTCTTTTTTTACCGGGTGTATAAAGCTTAGGTGGCGAGCATGCAAAGCAATATTCTGGTCCGCATTAGGCGAAGGATAACCATACTTAAGGTCTCCCATAATAGGGCAACCCATAGAAGCCAACTGTGCACGAATCTGATGAGAGCGTCCGGTTAGAGGCTTTACTTCAAGTAAATATTGATCTTGTTTGTGCATTTTTAAACTAAACTCTAACTCCGCTCTTTTACTGTCCTGCACTTCTTTATTGTAGGTTTTGCTAATATTGCGCGTATTATCTTTGCGCATCCAATGAACCAGGGTGCTTACTGACTGTGGCGGTTTTGAAGATACTATTGCCCAATAAGTTTTTTGAACTTCCTTTGTCTGAAAAAGCCTATTCATACGACTTAAAGCTTTAGATGTACGTGCCAGTACCAACACACCACTTACTGGCCTGTCCAGCCGGTGAACCACACCTAAAAATACCGCGCCCGGCTTATCGTATTTCTCTTTGATATAAGCTTTACCAGCTTCTACAAGAGGTTCATCTCCCGTCTGGTCACCTTGTACCAGCATACCTGCTCTTTTGTTGACCACCAGCAGGTGATTGTCTTCGTATAATATATCTAATTGTGGCATGCTTAGATCAAAACTAAGAAGAATGCTATAACTTAAGTTCCTAAACTACGATTGCCTTTAAAACTATAGACTAAATTTTACAAAAAAAGGCTGCTTCCACAACAGGAAAACAGCCTTAATCTGATCTTGCTTATATGCAAATTAGTTCTGGCTTTGATCTTTATTCTGATCTTCCTGAACCAGCTTCGTTATTTTTTCCTGTACCTCTGGGCTACTCTGGTAAGCCATCATAATCTGACGGTACTCATTAAACTGCATCCCTTCAGATTCTATAGCCTCAGCTATTTCTGACTGAGTCTCGCGCTGCACTTCCATCACCTTTTGAGCGGCCTGATTAAAGGTAGCCATCTCATCTGCGGTAGCGTCAGCTTCCTGATTAGGATCCTGCTGAGCAGTAGCAATTTCGTTGAACCTGTTAATATCCATGTTTTCTTCTTCAATCACCTGAATCATCTTCTGCTCAGCCTGCTGCTGTACTTCTACCACACTTTTGTTAGCCTGGATAAAAGTTTTCAGTTCTTCCTCAGAAAAATCGGTCTGTACCTGTTGCTGCTGCTGGCCTGCTCCTGGTAGTGTCTGAGCATATGACAGGTTACTAGCCCCAATTGCCGCTACTCCAAGAACTCCAAAAAGCAGGGCAAAAAATTTACGCTTCATAGTCTTCATACGATAGTCTTATTATTCTTAAAAATTTATACCTATAAACTACTAAAGAACAGGCTCAGTGTTGCTAAATAATTTCATTAAAATTGGATTTCTCCGATATTAATTGAAATAATCACATATTACACCTGAATTCTTCAGTTGACTATCATACCAACTAGCTGTATTTGATTTTAATATTCTGAAGTAAAATGGAAATTAATGTCTGGAAAATTATCCTGCACCATTTGTAACCAAGCTTTGGTTTCAGCCATAAAGACAAACTTACCGTCTTTATCTTTGGCAATAT
This window of the Porifericola rhodea genome carries:
- the atpC gene encoding ATP synthase F1 subunit epsilon; the encoded protein is MHLTIITPDKQVFDGEVEMATFPGSDGSFQVLNNHAPLISSLSKGNISYRTKDTTSSVYVEGGVVEVLNNNISVLAEKASK
- a CDS encoding DUF6787 family protein, whose product is MGWIQNLQSRWEVKSTWQVIVILIVFACTGFTVMFLKQPLYKLAGITEQTSAWIKVPYYMLTVLPVYQLVLLAYGFVFGQFQFFWKFEKRMFKGMAKLFGVRYDSESKSA
- a CDS encoding RluA family pseudouridine synthase, whose product is MPQLDILYEDNHLLVVNKRAGMLVQGDQTGDEPLVEAGKAYIKEKYDKPGAVFLGVVHRLDRPVSGVLVLARTSKALSRMNRLFQTKEVQKTYWAIVSSKPPQSVSTLVHWMRKDNTRNISKTYNKEVQDSKRAELEFSLKMHKQDQYLLEVKPLTGRSHQIRAQLASMGCPIMGDLKYGYPSPNADQNIALHARHLSFIHPVKKEKVHFSAPLPSTPYWEAFQNINS
- a CDS encoding DUF4168 domain-containing protein, giving the protein MKTMKRKFFALLFGVLGVAAIGASNLSYAQTLPGAGQQQQQVQTDFSEEELKTFIQANKSVVEVQQQAEQKMIQVIEEENMDINRFNEIATAQQDPNQEADATADEMATFNQAAQKVMEVQRETQSEIAEAIESEGMQFNEYRQIMMAYQSSPEVQEKITKLVQEDQNKDQSQN